The following coding sequences are from one Trypanosoma brucei gambiense DAL972 chromosome 2, complete sequence window:
- a CDS encoding sedoheptulose-1,7-bisphosphatase, whose amino-acid sequence MMRQNLTSDSLITDTLRKAGVPCDVVGIVETVAGACRAIAAGLRNDGVTAAKSKNNFGDDVLSVDVMADKIISEALNSCQHVASYVSEESPSLASTAHSGKATHSVSYDPLDGSSIITSNFTVGSIFAVWPGNTPIGLTVRDMVASVVAVYGPRVVLFVGQEELGVAEFFCGADGEWKLAKRVWAGVCTPRTATVTAAGRGVKLKATVFSPGNLRAARHLPWYKQLITMYMQEGATLRYTGGMVPDVCQIIVKGDGIYMTPASPQHKMKLRLLFEAAPMAFLIHCAGGRSTTGLTNMMNVRVVSMEQTTPIALGCARDVERYERMCRGCSKL is encoded by the coding sequence ATGATGCGACAAAATCTGACAAGTGACTCATTAATTACAGACACACTCCGTAAGGCCGGTGTCCCGTGTGATGTTGTTGGTATTGTGGAGACTGTTGCCGGTGCATGCCGTGCAATCGCTGCTGGGCTTCGCAATGACGGCGTGACGGCCGCCAAGAGTAAGAATAACTTTGGTGATGACGTCCTCTCCGTCGATGTAATGGCTGACAAAATTATATCGGAGGCTCTCAACAGTTGCCAACATGTGGCTTCTTATGTTTCGGAAGAGTCCCCGTCATTGGCTTCTACCGCGCATAGCGGCAAGGCAACACATTCAGTTTCGTACGACCCACTGGATGGTAGCAGCATCATCACCTCTAATTTTACTGTCGGTTCTATCTTTGCGGTGTGGCCTGGGAACACACCCATCGGCCTTACCGTCCGTGATATGGTGGCaagtgttgttgctgtttatgGCCCGCGTGTGGTGCTTTTCGTGGGGCAGGAGGAGTTGGGAGTGGCAGAATTCTTCTGTGGGGCGGATGGGGAATGGAAATTGGCTAAACGCGTGTGGGCGGGAGTTTGTACGCCGCGAACTGCCACCGTGACGGCAGCGGGACGTGGTGTTAAACTGAAGGCAACGGTGTTTTCCCCCGGTAACCTTCGCGCCGCCCGCCACTTACCGTGGTATAAACAGCTGATAACTATGTATATGCAAGAAGGTGCCACATTACGTTACACGGGTGGGATGGTGCCGGATGTGTGCCAAATCATTGTGAAGGGCGACGGCATATATATGACGCCAGCGAGTCCACAACATAAGATGAAGCTAAGGTTATTGTTTGAAGCTGCACCAATGGCGTTTCTCATTCATTGCGCGGGCGGGCGTTCAACAACGGGGTTGACGAACATGATGAATGTGCGTGTAGTGAGTATGGAGCAAACGACGCCGATTGCCCTTGGTTGTGCACGAGATGTGGAGAGGTATGAGCGCATGTGTCGCGGGTGCAGCAAACTatag